In a genomic window of Littorina saxatilis isolate snail1 linkage group LG6, US_GU_Lsax_2.0, whole genome shotgun sequence:
- the LOC138968332 gene encoding uncharacterized protein isoform X2: MSEFSSRSSGYKAGVVLLFFSAIAFFVGYTTPFWFYYAASSEHLIKKERSSDYSRSEGLWMMCESGTRFSGFFQTRCVTYPLDIVLPWFHAVRALASISLIGLFMACVYALVTNCCRSIPGPVTSILEALSVFSGCAVLAAEAATKEHFGWSLKLSAIGSGLCVVAAFIIAVFKPLPTSALGAVGQVITMATISQVQSYTTAGGQAQAQPFRNPQSYGGPQSYGNPQPYGNPQSYGNAQPYGNPQAYGNVYGYGNPEPYGNPTTYPGPQPNNQADQA, encoded by the exons ATGTCTGAGTTCTCCAGTCGCTCTTCAGGCTACAAAGCGGGAGTGGTGCTCTTGTTTTTTTCCGCTATTGCTTTTTTCGTGGGCTACACTACTCCATTTTGGTTCTATTATGCTGCATCGTCGGAACAcctaataaagaaagaaagatcgtCGGATTACAGCAGATCTGAAGGGCTTTGGATGATGTGTGAATCGGGGACACGTTTTAGTGGCTTCTTCCAGACTAGATGTGTTACGTACCCTTTGGATATTGTCCTGC CATGGTTCCACGCCGTTAGGGCCCTGGCGTCTATCTCTCTGATTGGTCTGTTCATGGCCTGTGTCTATGCCCTCGTCACCAACTGCTGTCGCTCCATTCCGGGACCAGTGACGAGCATTCTTGAGgctttgtctgtcttttctg GCTGCGCGGTGCTCGCTGCAGAGGCGGCGACCAAAGAACATTTCGGCTGGTCCCTCAAACTGTCCGCCATTGGTAGTGGTCTCTGCGTCGTTGCCGCTTTCATCATCGCCGTGTTCAAACCCCTGCCCACCAGCGCTCTTGGGGCCGTGGGTCAAGTCATCACCATGGCAACCATCTCACAAGTTCAAAGTTACACAACGGCCGGAGgtcaggctcaagcccagccctTCAGAAACCCTCAGTCTTACGGTGGTCCTCAGTCGTACGGAAACCCTCAGCCCTACGGAAACCCCCAGTCGTACGGGAATGCTCAACCGTACGGAAACCCTCAGGCTTACGGGAATGTTTACGGGTATGGGAATCCTGAGCCCTACGGAAATCCCACAACGTACCCTGGTCCCCAGCCGAACAACCAGGCAGACCAGGCGTAA
- the LOC138968332 gene encoding uncharacterized protein isoform X1 — MSEFSSRSSGYKAGVVLLFFSAIAFFVGYTTPFWFYYAASSEHLIKKERSSDYSRSEGLWMMCESGTRFSGFFQTRCVTYPLDIVLPWFHAVRALASISLIGLFMACVYALVTNCCRSIPGPVTSILEALSVFSGVLGLTGCAVLAAEAATKEHFGWSLKLSAIGSGLCVVAAFIIAVFKPLPTSALGAVGQVITMATISQVQSYTTAGGQAQAQPFRNPQSYGGPQSYGNPQPYGNPQSYGNAQPYGNPQAYGNVYGYGNPEPYGNPTTYPGPQPNNQADQA, encoded by the exons ATGTCTGAGTTCTCCAGTCGCTCTTCAGGCTACAAAGCGGGAGTGGTGCTCTTGTTTTTTTCCGCTATTGCTTTTTTCGTGGGCTACACTACTCCATTTTGGTTCTATTATGCTGCATCGTCGGAACAcctaataaagaaagaaagatcgtCGGATTACAGCAGATCTGAAGGGCTTTGGATGATGTGTGAATCGGGGACACGTTTTAGTGGCTTCTTCCAGACTAGATGTGTTACGTACCCTTTGGATATTGTCCTGC CATGGTTCCACGCCGTTAGGGCCCTGGCGTCTATCTCTCTGATTGGTCTGTTCATGGCCTGTGTCTATGCCCTCGTCACCAACTGCTGTCGCTCCATTCCGGGACCAGTGACGAGCATTCTTGAGgctttgtctgtcttttctg GAGTGCTTGGTTTAACAGGCTGCGCGGTGCTCGCTGCAGAGGCGGCGACCAAAGAACATTTCGGCTGGTCCCTCAAACTGTCCGCCATTGGTAGTGGTCTCTGCGTCGTTGCCGCTTTCATCATCGCCGTGTTCAAACCCCTGCCCACCAGCGCTCTTGGGGCCGTGGGTCAAGTCATCACCATGGCAACCATCTCACAAGTTCAAAGTTACACAACGGCCGGAGgtcaggctcaagcccagccctTCAGAAACCCTCAGTCTTACGGTGGTCCTCAGTCGTACGGAAACCCTCAGCCCTACGGAAACCCCCAGTCGTACGGGAATGCTCAACCGTACGGAAACCCTCAGGCTTACGGGAATGTTTACGGGTATGGGAATCCTGAGCCCTACGGAAATCCCACAACGTACCCTGGTCCCCAGCCGAACAACCAGGCAGACCAGGCGTAA